CATCAATACTTTCCTTGATATGAATTTGAAACTCTCCTTTAATATTATCCAACAATTCCCGAGCTAAGTCACTATTTTTATCAACAGTAAATATCACTGCATCTCCGCCAAGCTTTATAATATCAACTCTATTCTTTTTATTCAGTTCTTTATTATATAAAATGGCACTATTATTCCATACCATAGAAAAGGTTGTATCTGTTGGCAAAAATCTAATATTATCTAGATAAAGTCTGCCATCTTCAATTTTCTTAACTAGTACCTTGTATTCAAATATTTCACCATTTTTAAAAAAACTAATTGTACTGTTTAGCATCGCATTAATTGAATAAATCTTATTATCGTAATCATGGATAACAAAGGTTCCTGAATTACCTCTTAAAATCAAGTTGCCTGTTAAAGATTTTATATTAGTTTTTTCCATATAGGAAAAGCTAAATGAGCACTGAGGAATATAAATGGTATTTCCTGTATTTTCTTCTATAAGATTCTCATTTTCAGTTACTAATATCTTAATCATAGCTTTTGCTAAAGCTGGGTCGTAAACTTTTCCACTATTTATTTTAAGCTCCTTTATTATGCTATCTACTACTCCTCTTGTTTTGTATGCATTTTTTGAAGAAATTTTATCTACTGCGTCTGCAACTTTTAGAACCCTACTCAAATATGGTATACCTTCTCCACTTAGTCCATCTGGATATCCTGAACCATCGTAATTTTCATGATGGTGTCTCACTATTTTTGGTATATCCTCAAACAAAGTCATACCATGAAGTATAGTTTTTAACATTTCTTCACTTTTTCGTGCATGTATTTTAAATATATTTAGCTCATCATCTGTCAATTCCTCTTCTTTATTTATTATTGCCTCAGGAATAAAAAGCTTACCTATATCATGCAGTAGCGCTGAAAAGTAAAGTAAGGTTTGGTCTATAGGTTCTAGCCCTAAAAATATGGAGAGCTCTATACAATTGTTTGCAACTCCTGTCATATGGTAAGGCATAATAGTATCTTTAGATGCCATAACCTCAGT
This portion of the Acetoanaerobium noterae genome encodes:
- a CDS encoding HD-GYP domain-containing protein codes for the protein MENTTLSQFFDFEVHFKEFIKRNSYFTNVASAYFAIFNDNTTRINYKYKYNFSDVLTASLIKSMISDSEIVEKNHISEIRKCNNPPFECGKNVYMINAINPASNRTDILGSLIVCSDIPPSYSCENSVFNLPYFLQIVYHIETVLSNYEKIYYIVDTFTEVMASKDTIMPYHMTGVANNCIELSIFLGLEPIDQTLLYFSALLHDIGKLFIPEAIINKEEELTDDELNIFKIHARKSEEMLKTILHGMTLFEDIPKIVRHHHENYDGSGYPDGLSGEGIPYLSRVLKVADAVDKISSKNAYKTRGVVDSIIKELKINSGKVYDPALAKAMIKILVTENENLIEENTGNTIYIPQCSFSFSYMEKTNIKSLTGNLILRGNSGTFVIHDYDNKIYSINAMLNSTISFFKNGEIFEYKVLVKKIEDGRLYLDNIRFLPTDTTFSMVWNNSAILYNKELNKKNRVDIIKLGGDAVIFTVDKNSDLARELLDNIKGEFQIHIKESIDEIELDTTLNIKIVKYYLGYGYTFICRYLNIQSGQKDLILRLLFRKQMENRKWKTKLLVD